One Anas platyrhynchos isolate ZD024472 breed Pekin duck chromosome 2, IASCAAS_PekinDuck_T2T, whole genome shotgun sequence DNA segment encodes these proteins:
- the KLHL40 gene encoding kelch-like protein 40, translated as MGLPFDQVEELRLYQQTLLQDGLKDMLDHNKFLDCVLKVKGKEFPCHRLVLAACSPYFRAMFLSDMEESKKKEVSLEDVDPDVMGKILHYIYTSELEITEQNVQDIFSVANMFQIPSIFTVCVSFLQKRLCLSNCLAIFRLGLMLDCARLAVAARDFICDRFALVSRDEEFYQLSPDELIAIISSDSLNIEKEETVFEVVMKWVGTKDRESRQKALPVIFESIRFRLMSKDYIKDHVEKHAVVKSSPELLKKLQMVKDAQQGKFTVVKKKKVKKSSEKQAKDNVVNGAVEEEEDAEEDALPGILNDTMRFGMFLQDLIFMVSDSGAVAYDPTANECYFASLSAQIPKNHVSLVTKENQIFIVGGLYYNEDNKEDPMSSYFLQYDHLDADWLGMPPLPSPRCLFGLGEAENSIFVVGGKELKEGEKTLDSVLCYDRLSFKWGEADSLPYAVYGHAVVSHKDLVYVIGGKGSDKKCLKNMCVYNPNKFEWKELAPMKTARSLFGATVHKDKIYVAAGVTDSGLTNSVEVYDIATNKWDTFTEFPQERSSVSLVSLAGVLYLLGGFATVETESGELVPTELNDVWRYDEEQKKWEGVLREIQYASGATFLPVRLNVLRLTKM; from the exons ATGGGTTTGCCTTTCGATCAAGTGGAAGAACTGCGTCTCTACCAGCAAACTCTCCTCCAGGATGGACTCAAGGACATGTTGGACCACAATAAGTTTCTGGACTGTGTCTTGAAAGTCAAGGGGAAGGAGTTCCCCTGCCATCGGCTGGTGCTGGCGGCTTGCAGCCCATATTTCCGGGCGATGTTCCTCTCAGACATGGAGGAGAGCAAGAAGAAGGAGGTCAGCTTGGAAGATGTTGATCCAGATGTCATGGGCAAGATCCTCCATTATATCTACACCTCTGAGCTGGAGATCACAGAGCAGAACGTGCAGGACATCTTCTCCGTGGCCAACATGTTCCAGATCCCCTCCATCTTCACCGTCTGCGTGTCCTTCCTGCAGAAGCGGCTTTGCCTCAGCAATTGCTTGGCCATCTTCAGGCTGGGCTTGATGCTGGATTGCGCCCGGCTGGCCGTGGCAGCTCGGGATTTCATCTGCGATCGCTTTGCGCTGGTCTCCCGCGATGAGGAGTTCTACCAGCTCTCACCCGACGAGCTCATTGCCATCATCTCCAGTGACTCCCTCAACATCGAGAAAGAGGAGACTGTCTTCGAGGTGGTGATGAAGTGGGTGGGGACCAAGGACCGTGAGAGCCGGCAGAAGGCCCTGCCGGTCATCTTTGAAAGCATCCGCTTCCGCCTCATGTCCAAGGACTACATCAAGGACCACGTGGAGAAGCACGCCGTGGTGAAGTCCAGCCCAGAGCTGCTCAAGAAACTGCAGATGGTGAAGGATGCCCAGCAAGGCAAATTCACTGtggtgaagaagaagaaagtgaagaaaagcAGCGAAAAGCAGGCAAAAGACAACGTTGTCAATGGAGCagtagaggaggaggaagatgcgGAGGAGGATGCCCTACCAGGGATCCTAAACGACACGATGCGCTTTGGCATGTTCCTCCAGGACCTCATTTTCATGGTCAGTGACAGTGGAGCAGTGGCCTATGACCCCACTGCCAATGAGTGCTATTTTGCCTCCCTGTCTGCTCAAATCCCCAAGAACCACGTCAGTCTGGTGACCAAAGAAAATCAGATCTTCATTGTCGGAGGACTGTACTACAACGAGGACAACAAAGAGGATCCCATGAGCTCCTACTTCCTGCAG TATGACCATCTGGACGCAGACTGGCTGGGCAtgccccccctgccctcccctcgcTGCCTCTTTGGCCTGGGAGAGGCAGAAAACTCCATTTTTGTGGTCGGAGGGAAAGAActgaaggagggagagaagacCTTGGATTCGGTCCTGTGCTACGACCGGCT GTCCTTCAAGTGGGGTGAAGCCGATTCCCTCCCCTACGCGGTCTACGGCCACGCAGTGGTGTCGCACAAGGACCTCGTCTACGTCATTGGTGGCAAAGGAAGCGACAA GAAGTGCCTGAAGAACATGTGTGTCTACAACCCCAACAAGTTTGAGTGGAAGGAGCTGGCTCCCATGAAAACTGCCCGCTCGCTGTTCGGAGCCACAGTGCACAAAGACAAAATCTACGTGGCGGCTGGTGTGACCGACTCCGGCTTGACCAACTCGGTGGAAGTGTACGACATCGCCACCAACAA GTGGGACACCTTCACCGAGTTCCCGCAGGAGCGCAGCTCCGTCAGCCTGGTGAGCCTGGCTGGGGTGCTCTACCTGCTCGGGGGTTTTGCCACGGTGGAGACGGAGTCGGGAGAGCTGGTGCCAACGGAGCTGAACGATGTTTGGAG ATACGACGAAGAGCAGAAGAAGTGGGAAGGGGTCCTCCGGGAGATCCAGTACGCCTCTGGTGCCACCTTCCTTCCCGTGCGCCTCAACGTTTTGCGGCTAACGAAGATGTAG
- the HHATL gene encoding protein-cysteine N-palmitoyltransferase HHAT-like protein encodes MGVKTTLPSYELGFYALAVTCAVLYSGSGIFEASRDSANRKAFRDGIKPGWHYFGRKMDAADFEWVMWFTSFRNVIIFALSGHVLFAKICSMTVPQHRAVVYMLYGVLAVLGSMGLVYLMIVLSHCLVLYSVALAKQKWLCFVAGLCCLASFKLEPFSSWQSGFVTGAFDLQDVLFYGGCGFTIMRCMSFALESCERKEGIYSIFDLLKYNFYLPFFFFGPVMTFDQFHAQVSTRELRRKDDEMRNIRVHALLHVGAVIAVDIFFHFFYILTLPSDLKFVNRLSDWSLAGLAYSNLVYDWVKAAVMFGVTNTIARLDHLDPPQPPKCITMLYVFAETHFDRGINDWLCKYVYDHIGENHDNIIKELIATIATFAVTTLWLGPCEIVYIWSVFNCFGLNFELWVQKFFQWEPFAKLEAKMSAAMSRRIRAAFGAVNFWAIVLYNILALNSLEFAQLVTKRLLLTGFPVSTLSIWFITYCGVQLIKERERILAIDEEKGDKAKAE; translated from the exons ATGGGGGTGAAAACCACGCTCCCCAGCTACGAGCTGGGGTTTTACGCCCTGGCCGTGACCTGTGCCGTGCTGTACAGCGGCAGCGGCATCTTCGAGGCATCCAGAG ACAGCGCAAACAGAAAGGCTTTTCGGGACGGCATCAAGCCGGGCTGGCACTACTTCGGCAGGAAGATG GACGCGGCCGATTTCGAGTGGGTGATGTGGTTCACCTCGTTCCGCAACGTTATCATCTTCGCCCTCTCGGGGCACGTCCTCTTCGCCAAGATCTGCTCCATGACGGTGCCGCAG CACCGGGCCGTGGTGTACATGCTCTACGGGGTCCTGGCCGTGCTGGGTAGCATGGGGCTCGTCTACCTGATGATCGTCCTCTCCCACTGCCTCGTCCTCTACTCCGTCGCCCTGGCCAAGCAGAAGTGGCTCTGTTTCGTGGCCGGGCTCTGCTGCCTCGCCTCCTTCAAGCTGGAGCCCTTCAGCTCCTGGCAG AGCGGGTTTGTAACGGGAGCTTTTGATCTTCAAGATGTCCTCTTCTACGGAGGCTGCGGCTTCACCATCATGCGCTGCATGAGCTTCGCGCTCGAGAGCTGCGAGAGGAAGGAGGGCATCTACTCCATCTTCGACCTCCTCAAGTACAACTTCTACctccccttcttcttcttcggGCCCGTCATGACGTTTGACCAGTTCCATGCCCAG GTGAGCACCCGGGAGCTGAGGCGCAAAGACGACGAGATGAGGAATATTCGGGTCCATGCCCTCCTCCACGTGGGGGCCGTCATCGCTGTGGACATCTTCTTCCACTTCTTCTACATCCTCACCCTCCCTTCGGACCTGAAGTTCGTGAACCGCCTCTCGGACTGGTCCCTGG CTGGCCTGGCCTACTCCAATTTGGTCTACGACTGGGTGAAAGCTGCCGTTATGTTTGGGGTCACCAACACCATTGCCAGACTGGACCACTTggaccctccccagccccccaaatgcatCACCATGCTCTACGTCTTTGCAGAAAC GCATTTTGACAGAGGGATTAATGACTGGTTATGCAA GTACGTGTATGACCACATTGGAGAGAACCACGACAACATCATCAAGGAGCTCATCGCCACCATCGCCACGTTCGCCGTCACCACCCTGTGGTTGGGACCCTGTGAGATCGTCTACATCTGGTCTGTCTTCAACTGTTTCGGCCTCAACTTCGAGCTCTGGGTGCAGAAGTTCTTCCAGTGGGAGCCCTTCGCCAAGCTCGAG GCCAAGATGTCAGCAGCCATGTCTCGGCGGATTAGGGCGGCTTTTGGGGCGGTGAATTTCTGGGCCATCGTCCTCTACAACATCCTGGCCCTCAACAGCCTGGAGTTCGCACAGCTGGTCACCAAGAGACTGCTCCTGACAG GTTTCCCCGTCAGCACCCTGTCCATCTGGTTCATCACCTACTGCGGAGTGCAGCTGATCAAAGAGCGCGAACGCATCCTGGCCATCGATGAggagaagggtgacaaagccAAGGCAGAGTAG